tttCTTAGTAACAGGTGTGTGGGTTAAGCTCCCAATCTTTAAATCTGTACACCAGCATGTTTGCTGCAATTAAAGAGCTTTATTAATCTTGTGAATATATGGTTTTGCCAACTCTCATTTACtttcattttctgttttttaagGATTTCGGATGATTGATGTTTTCCACATGTGTGGGATATTTTCACTGCCTTTTTTGAATGATTATTCAACGAGGCCTAAGCTAGAAAAAATGTGTGCAAACTTTTTGGTTTCGATGGGGAAGTAAACTTTTCGATTTGAGAGGGGGaaactttttgaattttaaattaatttatcaaaTATGTATGGGAAATCGAACTTTTTCATGTTATCACCATGAAAtcagcgaaaaataaaaatttggaGCTAGAAGCTGTTTCGGTACCTGTCTGGCTcaattgaaaaaaacaaaaaattttcaTTCACTTTGCGTTGAAAAAAATGCGGGATTATGTGTGCAACGTGGTACGTTCGCATCGCTGCCTCTGCATTTTCACGGTGCTCCAGTTGACCCTAATGCTCTCGATGCTGGAAGTAAAACTCCAAATTGACCAATCGCCGGAGCTGCAGCGACCTTTGACCCGAGTGTACTTGGTGACCCAACTGCGGGAGCTGGCCTGGAGTCCATTGTTTTCCGGCTTTGCCATGGGTGCAATGTTCTACGGCTACGGTTTGTTACACTTGCCCAGCAAAGGACCATTTGGGAGATTCTTCTCCAGACTGCGATCCGCAGGCTTAGCCGTGTGGCAACAAGGCAGTCCCGTGATGCTGGTGCCCTGGACCATGAAGGTGGCCCAGAACCTAAGCCTCTTCCCCTGCCACATGTGGCAGTGTCTGGCCAAGGATGCTTTCCTCGAGGCTGACAACTGTCTGCTGCTCGTCTTCCTGGCCGTTGTGCTGTGGAACTACCTGCTCATCCTGGCCATCTTCAGTTTGGTGTTGGCTGTCAGACTCAACCTCCAGATGATGGGTGCCAGGCACATTGAGAACGGGGGGAACCACGAGCTGCGTGCCTACGTCCGGGGAATCAACGAACTGCTCGGCTTTGAGATGATCGTGCTCACCGATTGAGAGCTCATTGGGAACCCACAAGCATTCACCTATAAGTAACCTCTATTGTATAGAGAGTTCTATTGTGTAGCATATTATATCATGACAAATTACAAGTTTTACTTTGGAACAATAACATTCTATTATTTGATATACAAAGAGATACTAAACTGGAGTCTAAATGTTTagcacaaattcaatttagtgCTTTGAACTTTAGCTTTTGCAGTATTCAAACAAGCGCGGAAAGGCAATGTTATTTTGTACACTTTATTATTAAagcaaatggaattttaataGGGTTTAGTTTCTGCAATTCGAATACCACTGACCCAAAGGAACCACAACccaaacatatatatataaattaaatgaattaaaaattattaaatgccaTCTGGAGAATTCTAAAGTGGACTGGGCTTATCCTTGTGAAATCCCTGCTGTTGAAATTAGTAAAGGTCAAGCTTCATTTGTCTTAGCAtctgcattatttatttttaaattagccACACCCACAGGATGAAACCAAGTGTGCATAATAGTGTTTTGCATTGCTTTGTTATGCTTAACGTTGGTGCTCCGCAACTGGGACAACATGAATAAATTAAGTGGCCTTTGGCGTGGGGGAGAACTTCGCGAGTGGCAGGATCTGGTGTTATTATTCACTGCTCATCGCTGACTTTAATTGGCCTCATTTACATTAGGTGACGCTGGGCGGACTGCCACTGGCCATCGAGGATGTGAACAAGAATCCCAACCTTTTGCCGGGCAAGAAGTTGGCCTTCAAGCCGGTTGACATTGGTCACAAAATGAGCGCCTACCGCGTGAAACCATTGAGGTAATTCCATCGTTAAATAACTCCTGTATCAGTTGCCATCTGCAATTTCATTCTTTTCCGGTTGCCGTCgctgtttccgtttccgcttccgtttccaGGGCGATGACACAGATGCGGGAAGCTGGCGTGACCGCATTCATCGGTCCCGACGAGAGCTGCACCACGGAGGCGCTGCTGGCCTCCGCCTGGAACACACCAATGCTCTCCTTCGTTAGTAGACCCATTACTCAAATCTGGGTCACCGGTGTTCAATTCAAGAGCTAAACCCATTGCCCTTTATTTATGAAAGGCTATTCTCACAGCTTGCAAAGATTGCTCTTGCATTGGAGATTGATCcacattttatttgtgcaTTGCCATAAAAAAGTACACCATATAAAAAGCTATATAAATTGCATTCCTTGAATACACAAGACACTGCACAACTTTAGAGTCCAGTGGCGCAAactaaatttgttatttattactTGTAAGTTTACAGATTCAGTTTCTTTAAAGTTAGCACATCAAATACTTCTTGTTAGATGGTTTGGCAATagcaatattatttttcaattctAGCTCGGACATCCTacaaaaataacttttttaattcctCAGAAATGCTCGGATCCAATTGTCTCCAACAAAAGTACATTTCACACCTTTGCACGAACCTTAGCTCCTGCTTCCAAGGTAAGTTCCTGAACAAATTCTAACTAACTTTATTAGTAAAAGAAGTTATTCTTTCAAAGGTCTCGAAAAGTGTTATCAGTCTGCTGAACGCCTTTCATTGGAATAAATTCTCCATAGTAGTCAGCTCAAAACCGATTTGGGGCTCGGATGTAGCCCGTGCCATTCAGGTGAATTTAAATGAGGAGTCTAATGTGAAGAATATTCCAATTTACTTCATGTTTTTGGAACAGGAATTGGCGGAAGCCCGGAACTTTACCATCAGtcactttaaatatatttcggaCTACATACCAACCACAAAGACACTTTCGCAGATCGATAAAATTATTGAAGAAACATATGCCACCACTCGCAGTAAGTGtgcattatattatattaattattattattattattaccaaATATTCAAAACAGTCTACGTGTTCATCGGGGAGCACATTGCCATGGTGGACTTTGTGCGTGGCCTCCAGAATCGTCGGCTGCTCGAGAGTGGGGACTACATCGTGGTTTCGGTGGACGACGAGATCTACGACTCGAATCGAAGGGTGAACATTATGGAACGTAGTAAGTGAACTGTGCGGATCGGCAGTCCGAGCTAGAATTCTAATGCATGCACCATCTATTCCAGATTATTTAGATCCTTAtattagaaaagaaaagagcAAATCGCTGGACAAAATCTCATTTCGTTCAGTTATAAAAATAAGCATGACATATCCACAAAACCCCCATATTCGGTAATTTATCTGACTCTTAGTTATCTAACTGTGCGTATTTTTGTTGCGTCTTTCTAACAATTGTTAATCGATTTTGAAGCTCATAGTTTTTACAAATTCCTTGGAGTTTTCTTTTGGTCAAAGTAGTGCTTAATTTTCAGCATGGGTTTAGAGTATTTTAATAGGAGTAGACAAAGATATATAATTTCATTGGTTTATCAGCTGATTCTATACGTGATAATACCAACAAGCATTCATTCCAATTTCCTTAAATATGCTGAACTAAATTTACGTTactcatttgcatgccaaataaatatttgaaataattcaTGGAAAACAGCTTATTCACTTTTCGGAACTTGTTCTTGCAGCGACAtttgttcaaaaataaaagattatGCCCGAAAAACTCCATTTCTGGTGCCATATCATCAACGTGTCTTTGACAACATATCGGTAGGATGTTGTATTCATAATATCCTATATTTCTGAATCATTCATACTTACGCTCTGTATGGATAGGTTCCCATATATGGCCTACATCTTTACGACAGTGTTATGATCTATGTTCGAGCGATAACAGAAGTTTTAAGACTGGGCGGTGATATTTACGATGGCAACTTGGTAATGAGTCACATTTTCAATAGGTCCTATCATTCCATTCAAGGATTTGATGTAAGTATAGCACCATCGCCTTATAAACCTGTTATCCTTTATATCACATTTTACTATTTGTACTATGTTTAGGTTTACATAGACTCTAATGGCGATGCTGAGGGTAATTACACAGTCATAACTCTGCAAAACGATGTGGGCAGTGGAACCTCGGTAGGTTCTCTAGCCAAGATGTCCATGCAGCCAGTTGGGTTCTTTGCCTACGACAAGAACTCGGATATTCCAGTGAGTTAACAGGAATCTATATACTAACTTCGTAATAACCATATTACAATCCCAAGGAGTTCCGCTACATAAAGAATGATAGACCCATCCAATGGCTAAATGGGCGTCCTCCGCTCGCGGAACCCCTATGTGGTTTTCATGGCGAACTGTGTCCCCGAAAGAAACTCGACTGGCGTTACCTGGTATCGGGTCCACTATGTGCCCTCGTTGTGGTTGTGGCTATTGCTCTGCTAATCAAGTAtgcttaaaatatatatcaattaAAGTATCtataaatatgtgtatttatttttaaggcaTTACCGATATGAACAGACTCTGGCAGGTCTTTTGTGGAAAGTGGACATGAAGGATGTCACCGTCATAAATCTGGGCGAATACAACAATCCCACTAATAAGAATATTGTAGGTTACAcctttataatatttataataaaacaattaccctttctctttaaaaaaatatttgtttagttCCAAATCTGCCGTCAAAGCATTTTAGTGGTTGGTGAGCCCAACAAAAGGTCCTTTACCAATATAGGTAACATgatttaaaacaataataatagtatTTAATGAATCTAACCCCATTGAGCAGCTCTATATCGTGGCAATATTGTGGCCATGAAAAAGATTCACAAAAAGAGCGTGGACATCACCCGATCCATTCGCAAGGAACTGAAACTGATGCGAGAGGTAGGCTAGCAAGGATTAgggataaaatatatattaaatacattttaataacataATCCTTCAGGTGCGGCATGAGAACATTATCAACTTCATTGGCGCGTCCACGGATCACGGATCCGTGATCCTCTTCACCACTTACTGTGCACGCGGCAGTTTGGAGGACGTGCTGGCCAACGAAGATTTGCATCTGGACCACATGTTCATCTCGTCCCTCGTGTCCGATATCCTAAAGGGAATGATCTATCTGCACGACTCGGAGATAATATCCCATGGCAACCTTCGATCCAGCAACTGCCTCATCGACTCCCGATGGGTGTGCCAAATATCGGACTTTGGACTCCACGAGCTGAAAGCAGGCCAAGAAGAGCCCAACaagtataaatattcattttatagAGTGTTTCTGGTTTTATTGATGTTTTGTTCGCCACCATTCAGTTTGCTTTTGGTTCAGAACTACTAGAGCATAAACAAGGCCACATTCTAAGCTGGAAAATcctttcataaaatataaaaaagtcTGCAAACTTTCCCTGATAATAGAACAAACTCTCGTTTCATGACGTTTGCGTGCAGGAGTGAACTGGAACTGAAACGTGCCCTCTGCATGGCGCCGGAGCTTTTGAGGGACGCCTACCGACCAGGACGCGGATCCCAAAAGGGGGACGTCTATTCCTTTGGGATTCTGCTCTACGAGATGATTGGCCGCAAAGGACCTTGGGGCGACACGGCCTACTCAAAAGAGGGTTAGTCTTCCCTACTACCATTGCCATTGTACAAACTGTATGAAATGTATATGTGTTGCGTTGCTGCAGAAGTCATCCAGTTTGTCAAGTGCCCGGAAATGCTGCAGCACGGAGTATTCCGACCTGCTCTGACCCACACCCACTTGGACATTCCGGACTACATCCGGAAGTGCCTGTGCCAATGCTGGGATGAAGATCCCGAGGTCCGGCCCGATATCAGGCTGGTTCGCATGCACTTGAAGGAGCTTCAGGCTGGCTTGTCAGTACCAAATGATAATTGCATATGCTaactttataatatataaatttaccTTTGACCTTTAAGAAAACCCAATATATTCGACAACATGCTATCGATAATGGAGAAGTATGCTTACAATCTCGAGGGTTTGGTTCAGGAGCGAACTAATCTGCTGTACGAAGAGAAGAAGAAAACCGATATGCTCCTTTATCAGATGCTGCCAAGGTGAGTGATACTGATACTGCTGCATAAGTATAGAATATCATTTGAAATTCCATCTCTAACAGACCTGTGGCCGAGCTCCTGAAGCGAGGAGATCCTGTCGAGGCTGAATGCTTCGACTGTGTCACTATATTGTTCAGTGACATAGTGGGATTCACCGAACTCTGCACCACAAGCACTCCCTTCGAGGTGGTGGAGATGCTAAACGATTGGTACACCTGCTGCGACTCCATCATATCCAACTATGATGTCTATAAGGTTAGTTATACCTCTCTAGGCATAAATACTTGGTTAAAAATTCCCATTTTTAGGTTGAGACCATTGGCGATGCCTATATGGTGGTGTCCGGACTGCCACTGCAGAATGGAAGTCGTCATGCTGGGGAGATAGCCTCACTGGCTCTCCATCTCTTGGAGACGGTGGGTAATCTCAAGATCCGGCACAAGCCCACCGAGACAGTTCAGCTGCGCATTGGAGTTCACTCAGGTCCTTGTGCAGCAGGTGTAGTGGGTCAGAAGGTAAGGAatgtgaaatatatatatataatatagctGAAATACATCTTGTCCCCAAATCAGATGCCCAGATATTGCCTCTTCGGGGACACGGTGAACACGGCAAGTCGCATGGAGAGCACTGGTGACTCCATGAGAATCCATATATCCGAAGTCACCTACCAACTGCTCCAGGTGATCGGTAGCTATGTGTGCATTGAAAGAGGTCTCACCAGCATAAAGgtaattcttatgaacaaACGAGGTCTTGCGAGgtaatcaaattcaattttgatCCCAGGGCAAGGGCGACATGCGAACCTATTGGCTGACCAAGCGCCAGCAAGCGGAGCTAACTCCGGATCTGATTAGCACCGTGGACACCTTGGACACCTACTGCTCTGGGGCACGAGAGAGCATGGAGGCCGCAGTCCACCAATATTGTAGTCCAGCTACGAATAATTACAGATCGGGATCCTGCAACTGTGACACCAAGTGTTTGTATAGCCGTCGATCGGACGACAACGTGACCAATTCCCATGGAACTTCCGAATTTCCAAAGATCAGTGAACCCACGCAGGTCAATTGCAATCAATTATGTGTTTGCCGATTGAACAGCAATCAAGTGTTCAGTAATCGAGGTCCGCGATCGGCGCCCAGTATCACATTTAGACTATAAGCATACAATTATAATTACCTTTAGGCTCCTTGATCGACGTGAATTACTGCAACATCTCTTTTACAATATGTTAAACTATTATTACACAAATTCCGCGAAAATATTCCATCTTAACACCACATTGTAGTTCAATTTGTCCGTCCAGTTATGAAGCTGAgtctttcaattatttatgctTTACAGTAAATCAAATAGGTATTCAGTATGTCCAAGGATTTCTCCCAGATAACAACATTtactaataaaattaattgtaattttatcATAgcgtgtttcttttttcagttAAGTATCCTAATTGTTAGTTATTTGAAAGTTGTTCTTGAGGGCCTGCCAGCATTCGTAGTATGCGGCATCCAGTTTTTGGCAGGTTTCCTCGCCCCACTTGGTCACGGCCAAACTTAGAGAGGACTCGAACATGAAGGCCTTCAAGGAAGTGTATAGTTGAGTTAAGTCAACCCTATTCGAGACTAGCAATGATCCAACCCACCTGAGTGCCCTCCGCCACGCGTTCTGGCACCAGCTTGGCATTGGAGGCACCGTCAAAGCACTTGACATCTGGACCATGTGGAGTCATGATGGAATGGAGGGTCGCTCCGCCTGCAGCAAAGCCATCCTCCTTGGCCTCATACTTGCCCAGAATCAGGCCCATGAACTCGCTCATGCAGTTCCCTATAAAGTTCCCAATAAAGATAACCATTAGATGGAAATAATAGTACCTTTATATTCACTTACTGTGGTAGTAGGGTGGCCTGAAGGTGTGCTCCTGCACTGACCAGCGGGGTGGGAAGATCACAAAGTCGGCGATGGCCGTTCCGGCTCTTAGGCTGGGACAAGTGAGCACGGTGAAAATGCTGGGATCACAATGGTCAAAGCTGACCGAGTTGATCACCATGAACTTGGACAGAGCGTACTTGAAGGGCACATAGTTGCCGTGCCAAGCCACCACATCGAAGACGGTGTGATTTTGCTTTGCCACAAAGAGGCGACCCTGGAATTTAGAAATCACCTCGAAGTCTTTtggaaaatatgtattttataatcACTATTTTGTTAATCAATAAATTTGCGCTGATATTTACCCTTTACAACCCGATCATCAAACCAGGCCACAGGTGTCTCGAAATCTCTGGGATTGGCCAAGCCATTGGCACCAATGGGACCCAAATCTGGCAAAACGAAGTGACCATCATACACCTCCAGGATATAGCCCCTATAACATGGTAATGGATTCATTTTAGTGATCAATATGTACATAAGCTTCTGGCTTACCTAGAAGGAGAGTCCACATTGACAGCAAATCGTATGCCTTGTGGAATGACGCAGATCTCATTCGGAGCCACCGACATTCTTCCGAACTCTGTGATTATATCTAAGACTCCATGCTGGGGCACTGAGTCAATGATTAGAAATGTGAGTCAGCTTTCAAGAGTCGAGGACAACAACTATTCTTACCTATCAAGAAGTCACCATCGCTGTTGTAGAAAGCCGAACTATCCATGGAGCCATTGCAGGAGTAAATGTGTATGGCGAGACCATGACGAGATCTGGGATCTCCCGCTCCACAAACCGTGTGCAGGCCTTCCACAAAGTCCACCCTTTTTCCATCTTTCGGAGGCAGGTCAAATGGCTTCCAACGAAGCTGGGTtaggaataaaataataactacTGTTGATTGATATCTAGCAATGGTAATCACCTGGTTTGGATTCGGTGGCTGCTCATCCCAGTTCTGCCTGAAGTACTCGGCTCCCTTGAAGGGCTGGAATGGTAGGTGCACGGCGGAGGGCAACTTCCTGTAGAGCCAGGAGCGCACGTTCTCCGTCCTGGGAGCAGTGAAGGCACTGCCGGAGAGCTGCTCCGCATACAGTTTGTAGGGGCACACTTGAGGCGAGTTCTGTCCCACTGGCAAGGAGTTGGGATACCGCTCGTCCTCGGAGGAGAAGTGAGACCCAAAGCCCGAGAGGTACtataatgtaaaataaatagataCATTTGAGTAACATTTCTcttcaaatgcaaaatttcTTTGAAAACCGTCGTATAAATATCCATATAAATTGTATCTACAAACActgaataaaatgaaagatttgaaaattattcaagtcgttaacttgtttttttttataaccaACGAAGTGAATTGGAAGGCACGCTTTAACACAACCCGATTAACAAGATTTGGAAAACTATTTAGTATTAACATGTGTACATTTTTGCCACGCACTACATTAGTTTAgaaaacatatacaaattaCTAAAAAAAGATATGAATAACATATATTGCTCTCATATCTTATCTGCATAACTTCCAAATCCGTAAAGTTAAGTTTATCACAATTTTTACAGCAACACAGAATGGTTATAGCCATAGTAAGATCACCTTGTATTCCGACATGTCTGTTCCTCCGGCGGTTTATAAAGCACTGAAGTTTACGGATCATAGGCGACCCCTATTTATATATGCTCGATCCAGTCAGGCCACTTGTTCTCCATCGCTGGATGCCGAGTGTTTTGAATACTGGCCGGAGAAACTAGTCGCCGTGCAAAGGCCGGTCCCCTACAATGCGGCGAATGATACCAGAGATAAACACCTGCCCCCCAGTTGTTGATGCGTGCggattgttttgattttgttaccAACTAAATGAAACCGCTGAACCACTGGAAAGCATACGTGATTCACTTAGCATAGCGGTTTTACTGGTTTAAAAATGGGCTATACTTCTTGAAATATAGCCGAGCACTATTATAATACGGGCAACAGTAAACTAAACTGTTGAGCGTAAACAATGTTTTCAAAATTAGTCCTTAAGCATCGAACTAAATCAATAGGCAAAGagtataaaacaaattttgtaaactAAGTAACTAGTCGTTTAATTTATTGCGGCAAAGATTCAAAGTTATAGTTAATACGGTAGGCAATACAATACACAGTGATGTGTGCGCTGTCTGTatattaaaatacttaaagtaCTTTTATGCGGTAATTAAACCTAAATTAGTAAGAGTACATTAAATTAAACGTTTAAGGACATACAGCGCTCGTGAGGTGGATAAAAGCGGAAATTCACGTGTAAAACTGGCGAAATCTATACGGTTGATGATTGTTTCGATTGAGATATGCACGGCATATCCTTGTTGTCAAAAATAATCCAAGGTATACAAAATACAAGTTTAGAAAGTCATAAACTTAAAATGAAAGAAGAcgaacattttaaaataattgtcccGGGTGATACTGATTGGGCGATTAAAATGACCGACTCTGGTTTGCTAATGGATGCAACGCGGCATTACGTATGAGAATATATACTGTTGGGAAAATACTGCGACTTCGATTGCGCTGGCAAGGATTCCGATTCAGCCATCCTAGTCGTGCGAGAGATTCAAGATATCATCGCCCATGTTGTTTTTCGGCATCTTGGCCGGCGGCGGTGCAGCTAGATCGGCCACCGAAGCAAACTCCATGCGCTTCTTGGGCACTCCACCGCTGCCGAGCAGCGCTCCTGGCGGCGCCAGCTCGCCGTAGAGGCGGCTTATGTCCGGCGAGGGACGTCGATGCGATGAACTGCTGCTTCCATCGGATGGGGCCGGCGATGGTGTGTTCGAGGGCACACTCGATATGGCCAGGTCCACGGCACTGAAGTTGTACTTGCCACCAGAGTTGGAGTTgctgcctccgccgccgctACCGCCACTGCTGGCCGACTTGGTGGGCGTCAGTCGCTCCAAAGCTGGTGATGCCGATGATTCCCGGGTACGCGCCGATGAAGGCGTCGTCGATTTGGGTGGTTTCATCATCATGGCCGACAGCGATTCCTGCTGGATCTTGAACAACGCCGATGGAGTCATGAACATATTATTAGCTGCCAGTGTGGTTTTCGACAATGGATCGGGTATGCCGTATTtgccatgttgctgctgaaagAAGGCAGCGTAGTCCTGCATTTTCTCCTGCGCCAAGGCATTATAGTATGCTGCTTGATTGGATAGAGATGAGGGTGAAGACATTCCGGAAACCCCAGCGTTGCCGGAGGAGCTTCCCGACTTCATGGCATTTGCTGAGGACCCAGCTCCCACCACGGCTCccgagggcgtggcaaacaggGCGTCCAAGTCGGCAGCAGCTTTATTTTGGCGATATAGCAATGCCTTGATCTCCGAATCCTgcttctccagctgcagcaactgATTTAGCATATCGCTCTGAATgtccttctgcttttgcttaGACCCACCACCGCTGCCACCTCCTCCGACTCCAACTCCCGAGGAGAGCAGAGCGGATAGCTCATTGTGGGCTCCTGCCATGTGCTTGTTGGAGGACATCGCCGCTGCGAATTGGTTGTTGGGATCAAACAACTTGGTGTAGGTCTGCAATAGTGCCGTGTAGTCCGCTTGTGCAGccgcctgctgttgttgctgctgctgctgctgttgttgatgttgctgctgtaattgttgctgcttcttgGACGAGCTGCTGTTGGAACTACTACTGGAGGCAGCCTGTGGAGGCGGTGGAATGGAGgcagctgccactgctgccatttgctgctgcaggaACGCGTTGAGGTCGTTGCTCTGCTTGCTTTGCTGCATGTAAGAGTCATAACCAAGCAATTTGGATGCCTGAATAAGGTTATTGTAGTCGGCACTGAgagcagctgccgccgctgctgctggcgaagATTTCGAGGACTTGCTAGACGAAGAGTTTGATGATTGACCTCCCGTCAGAGCGTTAGCAGCAGGCACTCCCAGTCCGGCTCCTGTCAAATAGCTGTAGTCAGATCCAAAACCCAAGGTGCCCAGGGTGGTGGCACCGAGAGCTTCCGCTTGCTGGAGGAGCAGTGCTGCATATTCCGGAGACCGAATAAGCTCGCTCATTTTTAACGGATCGTTTTTTAGTTCATCCAGCTCCTTCATCAGTTTCGTTTTATACGAATTGGAAGTTGAGCTGGAGTTTGAGGAGgaagatgaggatgaggactTCGATGATCGCTCCGACTTGGACTTGCTACTGCTATGGGCATTGCTGTTTCCACTTCCTCCAATTCCCACGCCCGTGGGCAGCGGCATATTGAAGCTATTCGAGTAGGCAGCCACAGCTGCTGCGACATTGGGGTCATTCAAACCGGACGATGCAGAGGCATTGCTTTGC
This genomic stretch from Drosophila teissieri strain GT53w chromosome 2L, Prin_Dtei_1.1, whole genome shotgun sequence harbors:
- the LOC122614601 gene encoding guanylate cyclase 32E isoform X1; this encodes MPGVCATTAAFSCIVVLLSCPLVSGAAVSSMRRLSDTINIGFLAEYSQMRVTLGGLPLAIEDVNKNPNLLPGKKLAFKPVDIGHKMSAYRVKPLRAMTQMREAGVTAFIGPDESCTTEALLASAWNTPMLSFKCSDPIVSNKSTFHTFARTLAPASKVSKSVISLLNAFHWNKFSIVVSSKPIWGSDVARAIQELAEARNFTISHFKYISDYIPTTKTLSQIDKIIEETYATTRIYVFIGEHIAMVDFVRGLQNRRLLESGDYIVVSVDDEIYDSNRRVNIMERNYLDPYIRKEKSKSLDKISFRSVIKISMTYPQNPHIRDICSKIKDYARKTPFLVPYHQRVFDNISVPIYGLHLYDSVMIYVRAITEVLRLGGDIYDGNLVMSHIFNRSYHSIQGFDVYIDSNGDAEGNYTVITLQNDVGSGTSVGSLAKMSMQPVGFFAYDKNSDIPEFRYIKNDRPIQWLNGRPPLAEPLCGFHGELCPRKKLDWRYLVSGPLCALVVVVAIALLIKHYRYEQTLAGLLWKVDMKDVTVINLGEYNNPTNKNIFQICRQSILVVGEPNKRSFTNIALYRGNIVAMKKIHKKSVDITRSIRKELKLMREVRHENIINFIGASTDHGSVILFTTYCARGSLEDVLANEDLHLDHMFISSLVSDILKGMIYLHDSEIISHGNLRSSNCLIDSRWVCQISDFGLHELKAGQEEPNKSELELKRALCMAPELLRDAYRPGRGSQKGDVYSFGILLYEMIGRKGPWGDTAYSKEEVIQFVKCPEMLQHGVFRPALTHTHLDIPDYIRKCLCQCWDEDPEVRPDIRLVRMHLKELQAGLKPNIFDNMLSIMEKYAYNLEGLVQERTNLLYEEKKKTDMLLYQMLPRPVAELLKRGDPVEAECFDCVTILFSDIVGFTELCTTSTPFEVVEMLNDWYTCCDSIISNYDVYKVETIGDAYMVVSGLPLQNGSRHAGEIASLALHLLETVGNLKIRHKPTETVQLRIGVHSGPCAAGVVGQKMPRYCLFGDTVNTASRMESTGDSMRIHISEVTYQLLQVIGSYVCIERGLTSIKGKGDMRTYWLTKRQQAELTPDLISTVDTLDTYCSGARESMEAAVHQYCSPATNNYRSGSCNCDTKCLYSRRSDDNVTNSHGTSEFPKISEPTQVNCNQLCVCRLNSNQVFSNRGPRSAPSITFRL